One Methanomassiliicoccales archaeon genomic window, TCGGTCATCACGGTGGGGTACACTCCAGTCTTCCACTGCCACACCGCCCAGGTCGCATGCACCTTCATCGAGTTGCAGAAGAAGCTAGATCCCAAGACTGGTCAAGTCAAGGAAGAGAATCCCCAATTCCTGAAGGCGGGTGATGCGGCTATAGTGAAGATACAGCCTACCAAGCCCTTGGTAATTGAAAGGGCTAAGGACTTCCCGCAATTGGGAAGGTTTGCCATCCGAGACATGGGTCAGACCGTGGCGGCTGGTATGTGCATCGAGGTGGAAAAGAGGGAGATGACCTAAACCCTTTCCCTTATTCCTAATTTTGAGGAATCTCCATGGCACAACGTGCGAGGATCTCATTGAGCGGCACAGACCCCAAGAAGGTCGACAGCGTCTGCGGCCAGATAAAGGCCA contains:
- a CDS encoding elongation factor 1-alpha, which gives rise to SVITVGYTPVFHCHTAQVACTFIELQKKLDPKTGQVKEENPQFLKAGDAAIVKIQPTKPLVIERAKDFPQLGRFAIRDMGQTVAAGMCIEVEKREMT